From a region of the Marinomonas mediterranea MMB-1 genome:
- the rluF gene encoding 23S rRNA pseudouridine(2604) synthase RluF, giving the protein MNFKTSIRINKYISESGLCSRREADRFIDQGSVFINGKRAGTGDQVSPGDLVKVNGQIIEPQEAEDLIFIALNKPVGIVSTTESSEPANIVSFVKHGARIFPIGRLDKDSQGLIFLTNNGDLVNKILRAANNHEKEYLVTVNKPITQAFIDGMSGGVPILGQVTKKCKVVKESTYVFNITLVQGLNRQIRRMAEHFGYEVTRLERIRIMNVSLKGLALGDWRDLTQKELQTLVKLTEDSDTTNPPAKNPRKPKPQGNRHSGNRESGNRRSDTRDGKNNGGARRGGRPSAPGKGKPGSSKPSNSKPGSSRPGSSKPPHSKGNGKPAPKGKTGTGGKGRAPAGRSAPKPAGKRKPSR; this is encoded by the coding sequence ATGAACTTTAAAACTTCAATTCGGATCAATAAATACATCAGCGAAAGCGGCTTGTGTTCAAGGCGTGAAGCCGACCGATTTATCGATCAGGGGAGTGTCTTCATCAATGGTAAACGCGCCGGAACGGGCGATCAGGTCTCTCCCGGTGATCTTGTCAAGGTCAACGGTCAGATCATCGAACCGCAAGAAGCCGAAGACCTGATTTTTATCGCGTTAAACAAACCCGTTGGCATTGTCAGTACAACGGAATCCAGCGAGCCCGCCAATATCGTCAGCTTCGTCAAACACGGTGCTCGAATCTTCCCGATCGGCCGCCTCGATAAGGACTCTCAAGGCCTGATCTTTTTGACCAACAATGGCGATCTGGTGAATAAGATTCTACGCGCCGCAAATAACCATGAAAAAGAATATCTGGTTACCGTGAACAAGCCCATCACTCAGGCCTTTATCGACGGCATGTCAGGCGGCGTTCCGATTCTTGGGCAAGTCACTAAAAAATGTAAAGTGGTGAAAGAGTCGACCTATGTATTCAATATCACGCTGGTACAAGGTCTAAACCGCCAAATCCGTCGCATGGCTGAGCATTTTGGCTATGAAGTAACGCGCCTTGAACGCATCCGCATTATGAACGTCTCGCTCAAAGGGCTTGCTCTTGGAGATTGGCGCGACCTAACACAAAAAGAACTGCAAACGCTTGTGAAACTGACGGAAGACTCAGACACAACCAACCCGCCCGCAAAGAACCCACGAAAGCCAAAACCACAAGGCAATCGTCACTCCGGCAACAGAGAGTCGGGCAACCGTCGCTCTGACACGCGCGATGGAAAAAACAACGGTGGCGCGAGACGCGGCGGCCGACCCTCAGCACCGGGGAAAGGCAAGCCGGGAAGTTCAAAACCGTCTAATTCCAAACCGGGAAGTTCAAGACCAGGAAGCTCTAAACCGCCGCACAGCAAAGGCAATGGTAAACCCGCACCAAAGGGTAAAACAGGAACCGGTGGTAAAGGCCGGGCACCTGCAGGGCGCAGTGCACCAAAGCCCGCAGGGAAAAGAAAACCGTCGAGATAA
- the rlmE gene encoding 23S rRNA (uridine(2552)-2'-O)-methyltransferase RlmE, with protein sequence MARSKSSNRWLDEHVNDPYVKQAQVDGYRSRASYKLLELNDKDKLIKPGNLVMDLGSAPGGWSQIASKLVGNKGKVIASDILPMDSLAGVEFIQGDFTEQSVFDEIMVAVNGAPVDVVVSDMAPNLSGIASSDQASSIYLVELALDMATQVLKPKGSFAVKVFHGEGYDAFVKEVRKHFQTVVVRKPDSSRARSREVYLVGKGFKG encoded by the coding sequence ATGGCGCGATCCAAAAGCAGCAACCGTTGGCTAGATGAACATGTCAACGACCCTTACGTTAAACAAGCTCAGGTTGATGGCTACCGTTCCCGAGCGAGCTATAAGTTATTAGAATTAAACGATAAGGATAAGTTGATCAAGCCCGGAAATTTGGTGATGGATTTGGGGTCTGCACCTGGCGGTTGGTCGCAAATCGCATCGAAGCTCGTTGGCAACAAGGGCAAGGTGATCGCGTCGGATATTTTACCGATGGACTCGCTCGCAGGCGTTGAGTTTATTCAAGGTGACTTTACTGAACAAAGTGTGTTTGATGAGATCATGGTGGCCGTTAACGGCGCACCTGTTGATGTCGTAGTCTCTGATATGGCACCTAATTTGAGCGGTATTGCTTCGTCGGATCAAGCGTCTTCAATCTATTTGGTTGAGCTCGCACTGGACATGGCAACGCAGGTGTTAAAACCCAAAGGCAGTTTTGCTGTAAAGGTGTTCCATGGCGAAGGCTACGACGCGTTCGTTAAAGAGGTACGTAAACACTTCCAAACGGTTGTGGTTCGCAAGCCAGATTCGTCTCGCGCTCGTTCGCGTGAAGTCTACCTTGTTGGTAAAGGGTTTAAAGGCTAG
- a CDS encoding TrmH family RNA methyltransferase yields MKLDNVKKLHQKKYRQELGHCLVEGEHLVLELEKAAQNNPALNASKLYVTPAYQDWSTRFEKQDVTERQMATIAGTKTPQGILAVVPMAAIQPEQNNTLAAVYLHEIQDPGNLGTILRSLAWFGGVRCLLSPGSVDPFNPKVIRSSMGAVFHVPMELDVSIDTLPERFAKIGCLDMDGEPLSSPEFKACDCYIFGNEARGVPRDKLEALNAKPFTIPGVGLIESLNLATAVNLSIYERQR; encoded by the coding sequence ATGAAACTAGACAACGTCAAAAAGCTGCATCAAAAAAAGTACCGTCAGGAGCTGGGACACTGTCTAGTAGAAGGAGAGCATTTGGTACTTGAGCTGGAAAAAGCAGCTCAAAATAACCCTGCCTTGAACGCATCCAAGCTCTACGTCACGCCAGCCTATCAGGATTGGTCGACTCGTTTTGAAAAACAAGATGTCACAGAGCGTCAAATGGCGACCATTGCAGGCACAAAAACACCGCAAGGTATTCTTGCTGTTGTCCCCATGGCAGCGATTCAACCTGAGCAAAACAATACGTTGGCCGCAGTTTATCTGCATGAGATACAAGACCCAGGTAATCTGGGGACCATTCTTCGATCACTAGCTTGGTTTGGTGGTGTTCGCTGTCTACTCAGCCCTGGCAGTGTGGACCCGTTTAACCCGAAAGTGATTCGCTCTAGCATGGGAGCCGTGTTTCACGTGCCAATGGAGTTAGACGTGTCCATCGATACGTTACCTGAGCGTTTCGCTAAGATCGGCTGTCTTGACATGGACGGTGAACCATTAAGCTCACCAGAATTCAAAGCCTGCGATTGCTATATTTTTGGTAACGAAGCGCGTGGCGTCCCTAGAGATAAGCTTGAAGCGCTGAATGCCAAACCATTTACCATTCCGGGTGTTGGCTTGATTGAGTCTTTGAACCTTGCGACCGCTGTAAACCTTAGTATTTACGAACGTCAGCGTTAA
- a CDS encoding oxidoreductase C-terminal domain-containing protein, translated as MIHSLSFVKWFVFWSKQCHLMRERRLLQHLVRHTYWDGMMRDGSNIHYDRLIQFSLSYLCDGRVIASECMNSPADFMLSKRMIAAKTSVLSHVLADVSCSLNEYAKPVKRMSEA; from the coding sequence ATGATTCATAGTCTCTCTTTTGTTAAATGGTTTGTTTTTTGGTCGAAACAATGTCATTTAATGAGAGAGAGGCGACTTTTACAGCACCTCGTTAGACACACTTACTGGGACGGTATGATGCGGGATGGTTCTAATATTCACTACGATAGACTTATTCAATTTAGTCTATCGTATTTATGCGACGGTAGAGTCATTGCTTCAGAATGCATGAATTCCCCAGCAGACTTTATGCTATCTAAAAGAATGATCGCCGCGAAGACCAGTGTGCTTTCTCACGTGTTAGCCGATGTAAGCTGTTCTCTGAATGAGTATGCCAAACCCGTTAAACGGATGAGTGAAGCTTGA
- a CDS encoding type IV toxin-antitoxin system AbiEi family antitoxin, whose translation MSLKINWLVTHTSPGALVLQQWLTENGISYSLAQKYTKSGWLMKLSSGVYYRPSANGDSKPDWTEALQATDIQLRLPVHLAGLGSLTHQGLSHYLSVGKEQVWVGVKSKQSLPKWFREFPDQNWFYCGNHKLEIVPEKDLKVIMVKGKALKASCPELAAYEVVDAIGKLISFEHAAELFQGLVNLSPRKVQSLLERSRSVQTNRVFLFLCHFYDHQWVQRLDETKIGLGSGKRQVVEKGRLDERYQITVPEKFLAKQEEQRNG comes from the coding sequence ATGTCTTTAAAAATAAACTGGCTGGTTACCCATACCTCTCCTGGTGCTCTTGTGTTACAACAATGGCTGACTGAGAACGGAATAAGCTATTCGTTAGCTCAAAAGTATACAAAGAGTGGCTGGCTTATGAAGTTATCTTCAGGTGTTTATTATCGTCCAAGTGCAAACGGCGACAGCAAGCCAGATTGGACGGAAGCTCTACAAGCAACGGATATACAGCTGCGCCTCCCAGTTCATCTCGCTGGACTAGGTAGCTTGACGCATCAAGGTTTGAGTCATTACCTATCAGTTGGCAAAGAGCAGGTTTGGGTTGGAGTGAAGAGTAAGCAATCATTGCCTAAATGGTTTCGTGAATTCCCTGATCAAAATTGGTTTTATTGTGGCAACCATAAGCTTGAAATTGTTCCTGAAAAGGATCTGAAGGTGATCATGGTTAAGGGGAAAGCACTAAAAGCCAGTTGTCCAGAGCTTGCCGCTTATGAAGTTGTTGACGCAATCGGAAAGCTAATTTCGTTTGAGCATGCCGCAGAGCTTTTCCAAGGGTTGGTAAATCTTAGTCCTAGAAAGGTGCAATCCTTGCTTGAGCGCAGTCGTTCAGTCCAAACCAATAGGGTGTTCTTGTTTCTTTGCCACTTTTATGACCATCAGTGGGTTCAACGCCTCGATGAAACGAAGATAGGATTAGGCTCTGGAAAGCGTCAGGTCGTGGAGAAAGGGCGATTGGATGAACGTTACCAAATAACGGTTCCAGAAAAATTTTTAGCAAAACAAGAAGAACAAAGAAATGGATAG
- a CDS encoding sensor domain-containing diguanylate cyclase, producing MVLISLRRLIVIPFIVLMLFAGGIMYYFSTVTVSNVADGVGLHYIKEVENRVYDRVVDFIAPLNDIVEINRKAFSFRPNQLNDLSNVAGRFYEQAVPYTYMSFISFAAERDGKYIASVRDPFGQTDHHLTSNYLTKPFSLEGFEYDPRQYFGEKITSAPPYDGYDPRKRPFYTDAVKQGDAVWSDVAPYYGYKTLGVGLSAPVYDQQGNLLGVTATSVALIELDKFLKSIELGDNSYAFLAEENGDLIATSKSGELYRTEDGVTTRVSLKTHESKAFQIASKQLVMGAHTLDVDGEHYLYHVHAIALPHGKKWLIGVLIPQSYYYRLLTEYSNSILLITLGLFISIALIGSLIAHHIGKPIRALNNAAKDSKFESITRLPNPLSPIREIDSLSQGLRVMAHDLSDIMQNLEKKVAQRTSDLKYENEHLLEQSNQDELTGLYNRRGFNVGFDRALLTAQQQSRSIAFVICDIDHFKRVNDLFGHTVGDQALQVVADVLKSQVRQHDIVARYGGEEFALVMVGMSQEEILSRLNKVRQAFLERPVCENHHITMSFGIAYRNNSASHAPQTLITEADEKLYQAKNTGRDKIVA from the coding sequence GTGGTATTGATCTCATTACGCCGACTCATAGTAATTCCTTTTATCGTATTGATGCTGTTTGCTGGTGGCATCATGTACTATTTCTCTACTGTCACCGTTTCGAATGTCGCCGATGGCGTTGGCTTACATTACATCAAAGAAGTTGAAAACAGAGTCTACGATCGCGTTGTCGACTTCATCGCACCGTTAAACGATATTGTCGAGATAAACCGTAAGGCGTTTTCGTTTCGACCTAATCAGCTCAATGATCTATCAAACGTTGCAGGCCGCTTTTATGAGCAGGCGGTTCCCTACACCTACATGAGCTTTATTTCGTTTGCAGCAGAACGTGACGGCAAGTATATAGCGTCCGTGCGCGATCCTTTTGGTCAAACTGATCACCACCTCACATCAAATTACCTTACGAAGCCTTTCTCTCTTGAAGGTTTTGAATATGATCCGCGCCAATATTTTGGCGAAAAAATCACAAGTGCGCCTCCTTACGATGGTTATGATCCGAGAAAACGTCCGTTTTATACCGATGCGGTAAAGCAGGGCGACGCCGTGTGGAGTGACGTTGCGCCTTACTATGGGTATAAAACACTGGGGGTGGGTCTGTCCGCTCCCGTTTATGATCAGCAAGGAAACTTATTGGGCGTGACCGCGACCAGTGTGGCCTTGATAGAGCTCGATAAATTTTTAAAATCCATTGAACTTGGTGACAATTCGTATGCGTTTTTGGCCGAAGAAAATGGTGATTTGATAGCGACCTCGAAAAGCGGCGAACTCTACCGTACCGAAGACGGCGTAACGACGCGTGTTTCGCTAAAGACACATGAAAGCAAAGCCTTTCAAATTGCGAGTAAACAACTTGTGATGGGAGCCCATACACTCGACGTGGACGGGGAACATTATCTATACCATGTTCACGCTATTGCACTGCCACATGGTAAGAAATGGTTAATAGGTGTTCTCATCCCCCAGTCTTACTACTATCGCTTACTCACTGAGTATTCGAATTCCATCCTATTGATTACTTTAGGGTTATTTATTTCCATTGCGTTGATCGGTTCATTGATTGCCCACCATATTGGCAAGCCCATTCGAGCGCTGAACAACGCCGCGAAGGACAGCAAGTTCGAGAGTATTACACGTTTACCTAACCCTTTGAGTCCCATTCGTGAGATCGATTCTCTGAGCCAAGGGCTAAGAGTAATGGCGCACGACCTATCGGACATCATGCAAAACTTAGAAAAGAAAGTCGCGCAAAGAACCTCTGATTTAAAATACGAAAACGAACATCTGCTAGAGCAAAGTAATCAGGATGAACTGACAGGCCTCTATAACAGACGCGGTTTTAACGTGGGATTTGATCGAGCTCTATTGACCGCCCAGCAACAATCGCGGTCCATTGCGTTTGTGATATGCGACATTGATCACTTTAAACGCGTCAACGACTTGTTCGGCCATACAGTGGGAGATCAAGCGCTGCAAGTGGTTGCAGATGTCCTAAAAAGCCAAGTCAGACAGCACGATATCGTTGCCCGATACGGAGGAGAAGAGTTTGCCCTCGTGATGGTTGGCATGTCGCAGGAAGAGATCCTATCGAGGCTAAACAAGGTTCGACAAGCTTTTTTAGAAAGACCTGTTTGTGAAAATCATCACATCACCATGAGCTTTGGCATTGCCTACCGCAACAACAGCGCATCGCACGCCCCACAAACACTAATAACCGAAGCCGATGAAAAGCTGTATCAGGCTAAGAATACCGGACGAGATAAAATTGTGGCTTAG